One Paraburkholderia aromaticivorans DNA segment encodes these proteins:
- a CDS encoding LysR family transcriptional regulator: protein MRFDFQSLKLFVAVCEHGSIARAAEAENIAPSALSKRMSHLEDTLKTALFVRSNKGLGLTIAATALLQHARVLLRDVKQMESELLDHAEGVRGQIRLHASLSTIVQYIANDIRDFLALHPGLRIDLQESLSPAVVRAVAENTADIGVFGGTTVAAGLQVFPYHSDRLVVIMPPDHPLSHADKVKFREMAQYPLVGPQAGSYLNSLVLRAAADLDHPLKLSIRVNGFEPVRSMVEARLGIGLVPEHHARRYVSSGPLVAVQLDEVWAERHWKICVREAETLPAPVQLFLKHLLARSRQE from the coding sequence ATGCGTTTTGATTTCCAGTCGCTGAAACTATTCGTTGCCGTCTGCGAGCACGGCAGTATTGCTCGCGCGGCAGAAGCCGAAAACATCGCGCCTTCGGCGCTCAGCAAGCGCATGTCTCATCTCGAGGACACCCTCAAGACCGCCCTCTTTGTGCGGAGCAACAAAGGACTCGGGTTGACGATCGCGGCTACCGCCCTCTTGCAGCACGCCCGCGTGCTGCTGCGCGATGTCAAACAAATGGAAAGTGAACTGCTCGACCATGCCGAAGGCGTGCGCGGACAGATCCGGCTACATGCGAGCCTTTCGACCATTGTCCAGTACATTGCCAACGACATTCGCGACTTCCTGGCACTCCACCCGGGACTGCGTATTGACCTGCAGGAAAGTTTGAGCCCAGCCGTGGTCCGCGCGGTCGCGGAGAACACAGCCGACATTGGCGTGTTCGGCGGCACGACGGTGGCTGCCGGCCTGCAGGTATTTCCATACCACAGCGACCGGCTGGTGGTGATCATGCCGCCCGATCATCCACTCAGCCATGCAGACAAGGTGAAGTTTCGCGAGATGGCCCAGTACCCACTAGTGGGACCGCAAGCTGGCAGCTATCTGAATTCGCTCGTCTTGCGCGCGGCGGCGGATCTCGACCACCCGCTCAAGCTGTCGATCAGGGTAAATGGTTTCGAGCCCGTGCGCAGCATGGTCGAAGCGCGGCTTGGCATCGGGCTCGTGCCTGAACATCATGCCCGCCGCTATGTGAGCTCGGGGCCCTTGGTCGCCGTGCAGCTCGACGAAGTCTGGGCCGAACGACACTGGAAAATCTGCGTGCGCGAGGCCGAAACGCTCCCCGCACCGGTGCAGCTCTTCCTCAAGCACTTGCTCGCACGTAGCCGTCAGGAGTAA
- a CDS encoding sensor domain-containing diguanylate cyclase: MSDRPKEPNRRMDDISLCAAMIRLDESKNLIVTACNAPFFKLTGGADADRQTFPIPFDALVTESAPPGFREKLLACFASSRPQEPEQTHDVREGGHWWRLTLKPIRHGNDGGSVREILVTGFDMAAKINSTPEPEANASRYRALVDLAYDAIVTMDDQHNITLFNRAAENLFGYSAAEVLGRPIVTLLPEKFRAHHPRKVQQFSDSYQPGLRQATAPRMDQSNSVYGQHRDGSVIPVEIAVSRIDLNGGTEFMAVVRDITDRARLMDLLKKQAATDALTGLPNRREFLEFVEKVLGTGDALSVFILDIDFFKEINDQHGHDAGDEVLRVLAKVGASMTDGAGLFARWGGEEFVAALPGAGADLAHVIAEELRQRYERQDFEHQWPHKPIPFTVSIGVVTREAGEVDVDALMKRADRALYRAKRSGRNRVEVG, translated from the coding sequence TTGTCTGATAGGCCCAAGGAACCGAACCGGCGCATGGATGACATCTCCCTATGCGCCGCCATGATCAGGCTCGATGAGAGCAAGAACTTGATCGTCACTGCCTGCAACGCCCCATTCTTTAAATTGACGGGCGGAGCGGACGCAGATAGACAGACTTTTCCCATTCCATTCGATGCACTGGTTACGGAATCCGCGCCGCCCGGATTTCGCGAGAAACTGCTCGCGTGCTTTGCGTCCAGCCGACCACAGGAGCCGGAGCAGACTCACGACGTCCGCGAAGGTGGACATTGGTGGCGTCTCACGCTTAAGCCGATCAGGCATGGAAACGACGGTGGGAGCGTGCGCGAGATTCTGGTGACTGGTTTCGACATGGCGGCGAAGATCAACTCGACACCGGAACCGGAAGCTAATGCCTCGCGTTATCGTGCCCTGGTCGACCTGGCCTATGACGCGATCGTGACAATGGACGACCAGCACAACATCACGCTGTTCAATCGCGCGGCGGAGAATCTCTTTGGCTATTCGGCGGCCGAGGTGCTCGGGCGGCCCATAGTGACCCTGTTGCCCGAAAAGTTTCGCGCGCATCATCCGCGGAAGGTGCAGCAGTTCTCGGACTCGTATCAGCCGGGCCTGCGGCAGGCAACCGCGCCGCGCATGGACCAGAGCAACAGTGTGTACGGCCAGCATCGCGACGGATCGGTAATACCGGTCGAAATCGCGGTTTCCAGAATCGACTTGAACGGTGGGACCGAGTTCATGGCGGTCGTCCGCGACATCACCGATCGCGCCCGACTAATGGATCTGCTGAAAAAGCAGGCCGCGACTGACGCGCTGACCGGTCTGCCGAATCGTCGCGAGTTTCTGGAATTCGTGGAGAAAGTGCTTGGCACCGGCGACGCTTTGTCGGTGTTCATTCTCGACATTGATTTCTTCAAGGAGATCAACGATCAACATGGGCACGACGCCGGCGATGAGGTCTTACGCGTGCTCGCGAAGGTCGGCGCTTCGATGACGGACGGGGCGGGCTTGTTCGCCCGCTGGGGCGGCGAGGAGTTTGTCGCGGCCCTGCCTGGCGCCGGCGCGGATCTCGCGCATGTGATCGCGGAAGAACTACGGCAGCGCTATGAACGACAGGACTTCGAGCACCAGTGGCCTCATAAGCCGATTCCATTCACCGTTAGCATTGGCGTGGTCACACGTGAAGCAGGAGAGGTCGACGTTGACGCGTTGATGAAGCGCGCGGACCGTGCGCTTTATCGGGCGAAGAGATCTGGCCGTAATCGCGTCGAAGTTGGATAG
- a CDS encoding enoyl-CoA hydratase/isomerase family protein, protein MSTSTVQVTITSRVATIALNRPEKRNAITNEMRTELIAVLETVSRDRDVRAVVLIGNGKGFCAGGDVSGMAQRMEAPAGEVAFNGWSRQQLVHHTVNLLYSMPKPTIAAVNGAAAGLGADMALSCDFIVASQEASFTWSYIKRGLIPDGGGMYFLPRRVGLARAKELIFSGRKVDAKEALEIGIADRLSEPDSLIADAHAWAAELSQGSTTALALGKSILNQSYELSAHQVFAQGSQAQAVCYTSSEHRDSVLAFLNKTS, encoded by the coding sequence ATGAGCACCTCCACCGTCCAAGTCACCATCACCTCGCGGGTCGCCACGATCGCGCTGAATCGTCCTGAAAAGCGCAACGCCATTACCAACGAAATGCGCACCGAACTGATCGCGGTGCTGGAGACCGTGTCGCGTGACCGTGACGTGCGCGCCGTAGTGTTGATCGGCAACGGCAAGGGATTCTGCGCGGGCGGCGACGTCAGCGGCATGGCGCAGCGCATGGAAGCCCCAGCGGGCGAAGTTGCGTTCAATGGCTGGTCACGCCAGCAGCTCGTTCATCACACGGTCAATCTGCTTTACTCGATGCCCAAACCGACCATCGCGGCAGTCAACGGCGCAGCGGCGGGCCTGGGTGCCGATATGGCGCTCTCCTGTGACTTCATCGTCGCGTCGCAGGAAGCAAGCTTCACGTGGAGCTACATCAAACGCGGGCTGATTCCCGACGGTGGCGGCATGTACTTTTTGCCGCGGCGAGTCGGCCTCGCGCGGGCGAAGGAACTGATCTTCAGCGGCCGCAAGGTAGATGCAAAGGAAGCGCTCGAAATCGGCATCGCGGATCGCCTGAGCGAGCCGGATTCGCTCATCGCCGACGCCCACGCCTGGGCCGCCGAATTGAGCCAGGGTTCGACCACGGCACTCGCGCTCGGCAAGAGCATCCTCAATCAGAGCTACGAGCTGTCCGCGCATCAGGTGTTTGCACAAGGCAGCCAGGCACAGGCCGTCTGCTACACAAGCAGTGAACATCGCGACTCGGTGCTCGCATTCCTGAACAAAACCAGCTGA
- a CDS encoding acetate--CoA ligase family protein, protein MNAISKLMRPTSVAVIGASADAAKTSGRPVAYLRKHGFDGDIYPVNPRYDSIDGLPCYPDVASLPHAPDVGIVLLGAERAHLAVRDLASRGTSAAIVLASGYAEIGEEGARRQAQLIEAAGSMRLLGPNTIGLVNLTDRITLSASGALETDAFTVGGIGVVSQSGGILGSLLSRAAARGIGLSKLVSTSNEADLDMADFVDYLVDDDSTSVIALYMEGLRHPDRFRRAALRAAAAGKPVVVFKIGRSESGARSAVSHTGALAGSDRMYDALFSNVGVIRAQTFSDLLDIPHALATGRRLGGRRVAILTSTGGAGTLVTDSLGMSDFETPPPDEATAAKLRALQSGDHAVLDRNPIDVTLAGLEPALLRGAIGALLDSPAYDAIVVIVGSSGLAMPDLMAGAIRDSLPGSDKPVMAFVSPHAPEITRLLNEQGVPAFVSPESVTSALAAMWQHGQYLPHTLSGNERHAEAQVDVSDLPAGSLNEAQAKALFARFDVTAVREFVVTNANEAESAARELGNKVVLKLLSNTITHKSDVGGVAVGVTADSIGARLDRMRDDVETATGLSAHAFLVQEMVAGGTELLLGLHRDPLGTALLLGMGGVTAELFKDTTMRLLSADAPLSRDDAHQMIRELKTWPLLDGYRGRPRADIDALVTAIVAFARMAVRLGGRIVEAEINPLFVLPAGQGVRAADGVAVLASEAHEG, encoded by the coding sequence ATGAACGCAATCTCAAAGTTGATGCGCCCGACGAGCGTAGCGGTGATCGGCGCATCGGCGGACGCAGCCAAGACTTCAGGCCGCCCGGTGGCTTACCTCAGGAAGCACGGCTTCGACGGCGACATCTACCCTGTCAACCCGCGTTACGACTCGATCGATGGCTTGCCCTGCTATCCCGACGTAGCGTCGTTGCCGCATGCACCCGATGTCGGAATCGTGCTGCTCGGCGCGGAGCGCGCCCACCTTGCGGTGCGGGATCTGGCGAGCCGCGGGACGAGCGCTGCAATCGTGCTGGCGAGCGGCTATGCAGAAATCGGCGAGGAAGGTGCGAGGCGTCAGGCGCAATTGATCGAGGCAGCAGGGTCTATGCGGTTGCTCGGTCCCAATACGATCGGACTCGTCAACCTCACTGACCGCATCACGCTCTCGGCCAGCGGAGCGCTGGAGACCGACGCTTTCACAGTCGGCGGGATCGGCGTGGTATCACAAAGCGGCGGGATTCTTGGTTCGCTGTTGTCGCGAGCGGCGGCACGCGGCATCGGCTTGTCAAAGCTGGTGTCGACGAGCAATGAAGCGGATCTCGACATGGCGGATTTTGTCGATTATCTGGTTGACGACGATTCGACCTCTGTTATCGCGCTCTACATGGAAGGACTGCGTCATCCGGACCGATTCCGGCGCGCGGCGTTACGGGCGGCGGCAGCAGGCAAGCCGGTCGTGGTGTTCAAGATCGGGCGCTCGGAATCAGGCGCGCGCTCGGCGGTCTCGCATACCGGCGCGCTGGCGGGTTCCGACCGCATGTACGACGCGCTTTTTAGCAACGTCGGCGTGATTCGCGCCCAGACGTTCTCCGACTTGCTCGACATTCCTCACGCACTCGCGACGGGGCGCAGGCTTGGCGGGCGGCGGGTGGCAATACTGACCTCGACTGGCGGAGCGGGCACGCTCGTCACCGATAGCCTCGGTATGTCTGACTTTGAGACTCCGCCTCCCGATGAGGCGACGGCCGCAAAGCTGCGCGCACTCCAGAGCGGCGACCATGCGGTACTCGACCGCAATCCGATCGATGTGACGCTCGCGGGTCTGGAACCGGCCCTCCTGCGTGGTGCGATCGGCGCGCTACTCGACAGTCCGGCTTACGACGCAATCGTGGTGATCGTGGGATCGTCGGGCCTCGCGATGCCTGACCTGATGGCTGGCGCAATCCGCGATTCGCTGCCCGGGAGTGACAAACCGGTGATGGCGTTTGTGAGTCCACACGCGCCGGAGATCACGCGCTTGCTCAACGAACAGGGAGTACCGGCGTTTGTGTCGCCCGAAAGCGTGACGAGCGCACTTGCGGCCATGTGGCAGCACGGCCAGTACCTGCCACACACCCTGAGTGGGAACGAACGACACGCTGAAGCGCAAGTCGACGTAAGCGATCTTCCGGCCGGATCATTAAACGAAGCGCAGGCCAAAGCGCTTTTTGCCCGCTTCGATGTGACAGCGGTACGCGAGTTTGTCGTCACGAACGCGAACGAGGCCGAGAGCGCCGCACGCGAACTGGGGAACAAAGTCGTGCTTAAACTGCTGTCGAACACGATCACCCACAAGAGCGATGTCGGAGGCGTAGCGGTTGGGGTCACGGCTGACAGCATCGGGGCGCGCCTGGACCGCATGCGGGACGACGTTGAAACCGCAACCGGCTTGTCCGCGCATGCATTTCTCGTTCAGGAGATGGTGGCCGGCGGAACGGAACTGCTTCTCGGCCTTCATCGGGACCCGTTGGGCACCGCATTGCTCCTCGGCATGGGCGGCGTCACAGCGGAATTGTTCAAGGACACGACCATGCGGCTCCTCTCTGCCGACGCGCCGCTGTCGCGCGACGACGCACACCAGATGATTCGCGAACTGAAAACGTGGCCGCTGCTTGACGGCTATCGCGGACGGCCACGCGCTGATATCGATGCCCTGGTGACGGCAATCGTCGCGTTTGCGCGAATGGCGGTGCGGCTTGGCGGGCGTATTGTCGAAGCAGAAATCAATCCGCTCTTCGTGCTGCCAGCGGGCCAGGGTGTACGGGCGGCTGACGGCGTTGCCGTACTCGCTTCGGAGGCTCATGAAGGGTGA
- a CDS encoding SMP-30/gluconolactonase/LRE family protein: MESGIHIVAEGLKFPEGPVAMADGSIVLVEIERETISRVTPEGTVSVLKEVGGGPNGLALGPDGAFYICNNGGFLFRTVAGLNRTKPGVHPRYTSGRIERFDPRTGDLKTLYDHCGEYPLRGPNDIVFDHDGGFYFTDFGKNRLRERDHAGLYYGRADGSIIVEVAYPLTTANGVGLSPDDRVVYVAETETARLWAFDLEAPGRARRHPYPSPHGGRLICGLPGYQRFDSLAVDEEGNICVATLVTGCITVVAPSGEVLRQVTVPDGMVTNICFGGADMKTAYVTLSGTGRLATLNWPQAGLRLAYS; encoded by the coding sequence ATGGAGAGCGGCATCCATATCGTGGCTGAAGGGCTCAAGTTTCCCGAAGGACCCGTGGCGATGGCCGATGGCTCAATCGTGCTGGTCGAAATCGAGCGCGAGACCATCAGCCGCGTGACGCCCGAGGGCACGGTCAGCGTATTGAAGGAGGTGGGCGGCGGCCCCAACGGCCTGGCCTTGGGGCCGGATGGGGCGTTCTACATCTGCAATAACGGAGGTTTCCTGTTCCGTACCGTTGCCGGTCTGAATCGCACCAAACCAGGCGTACACCCGCGTTATACCAGCGGGCGCATCGAGCGTTTCGACCCACGGACCGGGGATCTGAAGACTTTGTACGACCACTGTGGTGAATACCCGCTACGCGGTCCCAACGACATCGTGTTTGACCACGACGGCGGCTTCTACTTCACCGACTTCGGCAAGAACCGGCTACGCGAGCGCGATCACGCAGGTCTCTATTACGGACGAGCTGACGGATCAATCATCGTTGAAGTAGCCTACCCGCTCACGACGGCCAACGGCGTTGGCCTGTCGCCTGACGATCGTGTCGTGTACGTGGCGGAGACCGAGACCGCGCGCTTATGGGCGTTCGATCTCGAGGCGCCCGGCAGGGCGCGCAGGCATCCTTATCCTTCTCCGCACGGCGGTCGCCTGATTTGCGGATTACCGGGCTACCAACGTTTTGACAGCCTGGCCGTGGACGAGGAGGGAAACATCTGCGTGGCGACGCTGGTCACGGGCTGCATCACAGTGGTGGCGCCCTCCGGTGAGGTACTGCGACAAGTGACGGTGCCCGATGGCATGGTGACCAACATCTGCTTTGGCGGCGCCGACATGAAGACCGCTTACGTTACGCTGTCGGGCACGGGGCGCCTCGCGACCTTGAACTGGCCGCAAGCGGGGTTGAGACTGGCTTACTCCTGA
- a CDS encoding fumarylacetoacetate hydrolase family protein — protein sequence MKLLRYGPPGEEKPGLLDADGDLRDLSGHVADISGDTLLPASLARLKALDVASLPRVEGNPRLGPCVGGTRKFICIGLNYSDHAAETGGAIPPEPIVFMKAVSAIVGPGDAIEIPRNALKTDWEVELGVVIGKPAKYVSESNAMNHVAGYCVINDVSERAFQAERQGQWTKGKSADTFGPTGPWLVTSDEVRDPQALPMWLEVNGHRYQNGTTATMIYGVRYLVAYLSQFMSLQPGDIISTGTPPGVGLGQKPPVYLKPGDVVTLGIDGLGQQRQNVVQG from the coding sequence ATGAAGCTGTTACGCTACGGTCCGCCCGGCGAGGAGAAGCCGGGCCTGCTCGACGCCGATGGAGACTTGCGAGACTTGTCGGGCCATGTGGCCGACATCTCCGGCGACACTCTGCTGCCCGCCAGTCTGGCCCGCCTGAAAGCGCTCGACGTCGCTTCGCTGCCGCGCGTGGAAGGCAATCCGCGCCTCGGCCCATGCGTGGGCGGTACGCGAAAGTTCATCTGCATCGGGCTGAACTACTCCGACCATGCCGCCGAGACGGGCGGCGCGATACCGCCGGAACCCATCGTCTTTATGAAGGCTGTCAGCGCGATCGTAGGTCCGGGCGATGCCATCGAGATCCCGCGCAACGCCCTCAAGACGGATTGGGAGGTCGAACTGGGTGTTGTCATCGGCAAGCCCGCGAAGTACGTGAGCGAGAGCAATGCGATGAATCACGTGGCCGGCTACTGCGTGATCAATGACGTGTCTGAGCGCGCGTTTCAGGCGGAGCGCCAGGGGCAGTGGACCAAGGGCAAGTCGGCCGACACCTTCGGTCCGACGGGCCCGTGGCTGGTGACTTCAGACGAAGTGCGCGATCCGCAAGCACTGCCCATGTGGCTGGAGGTGAATGGCCACCGCTACCAGAACGGTACTACGGCGACCATGATTTACGGCGTGCGTTACCTTGTAGCCTACCTGTCGCAGTTCATGTCGTTGCAGCCGGGCGATATCATATCCACCGGCACGCCGCCGGGCGTTGGGTTGGGACAGAAGCCGCCCGTGTATCTGAAACCGGGTGACGTGGTGACGCTCGGCATCGACGGCCTGGGTCAGCAACGCCAGAACGTCGTACAGGGCTAG
- a CDS encoding IclR family transcriptional regulator, translating to MANHDHQQPESNATPSNRSLERGLELLRAFGPGATLLGNGELAERTGLPKATVSRLTRTLVEAGYLEHDAARRAYRLGLPVLSLAQALRSGSTVLNAAGPLIRDTAQARRINVGIAGADREEMVYLESIRYNQRASLRTIVSGQRVPMELTSLGRAYLAALPQAEFTALMDAFRRRKRSGWERLAREITDAVDDVRRSGFCATSWQPEVIALATPLAIPGHRLLVLNFSVRTAASKDSVVSELGAPLLRLRDDIKAACARQEG from the coding sequence ATGGCGAACCACGACCATCAACAACCGGAATCGAACGCGACCCCGTCGAATCGATCGCTCGAACGCGGGCTCGAGTTGCTGCGCGCGTTCGGCCCCGGTGCGACGCTTCTCGGCAACGGGGAACTCGCGGAACGCACGGGCCTGCCGAAAGCAACGGTAAGCCGCCTGACGCGAACGCTCGTGGAGGCGGGTTATCTCGAGCACGATGCGGCACGCCGGGCGTACAGACTGGGCTTACCCGTTCTCAGTCTGGCGCAGGCGTTGCGCAGCGGGTCCACAGTGCTGAATGCCGCAGGGCCGCTCATTCGCGATACTGCCCAAGCAAGGCGCATCAATGTCGGAATCGCGGGCGCCGACCGGGAAGAGATGGTCTATCTCGAGTCCATTCGTTATAACCAGCGAGCCTCGCTGCGTACGATCGTCTCGGGACAACGCGTACCGATGGAACTGACCTCGCTCGGCCGCGCGTATCTCGCGGCGCTGCCGCAGGCGGAATTCACCGCCCTGATGGACGCCTTCAGGCGGCGCAAACGCAGCGGCTGGGAACGCCTCGCGCGCGAAATCACTGACGCCGTAGATGATGTGCGCCGAAGCGGCTTCTGCGCTACAAGTTGGCAGCCGGAAGTCATCGCGCTGGCGACGCCGCTCGCCATTCCCGGACACCGTTTGCTGGTGCTCAACTTTAGCGTCCGCACGGCGGCGTCAAAAGATAGCGTTGTAAGCGAACTGGGGGCGCCCCTGCTGCGTCTACGCGACGACATTAAGGCCGCATGCGCGCGGCAGGAAGGCTGA
- a CDS encoding MFS transporter, whose translation MMHAARSNPIDVSAVAQPRTEALYRKVTWRLLPFLFICYVFAYLDRANIGFAHLQFSRDIGLSDAAFGLGVGLFYVGYMVFEVPSNLWLARVGVRKTLMRIMALWGIVSAGTAFVQTPTQFYIARVLLGAAEAGFFPGVILYFTYWFPAVRRARVTSIFMTAICVSGIISGPVSGWILNSMSGLLGYNGWQWLFLLEGLPSVIAGVFAYVYLTDRPEQATWLLDDEKALLLAELDRDAQTKAARAHGSIWVALKEPKFYFLTFAYFSVPWASIVVHIWAPSVIQKSGVSNYWHIGLLSAIPYVVGAVVMYLLGRNSDRMLERRWHFMASALMAALGVVLLPAAANHAAILVALLCVATAGYLGMLSLFWTMPPAYLSSSVAASGIGLVSSLGQFGGISAPSVIGYASTHFGSSAVGLYAVAVVSILGGLAVVLGIPARAISERRE comes from the coding sequence ATGATGCACGCAGCCCGTTCCAATCCCATCGACGTCAGCGCGGTCGCGCAACCGCGGACAGAGGCCCTCTACCGGAAAGTCACCTGGCGGCTGCTGCCGTTCCTCTTCATCTGTTACGTCTTCGCCTATCTGGATCGCGCCAATATCGGCTTTGCGCATCTGCAGTTCTCGCGTGACATCGGTCTTTCCGACGCCGCATTCGGTTTGGGCGTAGGACTCTTCTACGTCGGTTACATGGTCTTTGAGGTGCCGAGCAACCTGTGGCTCGCGCGAGTCGGCGTGAGAAAAACGCTCATGCGAATCATGGCGCTATGGGGCATCGTTTCGGCGGGCACAGCGTTCGTGCAAACGCCGACCCAGTTCTACATCGCGCGCGTATTGCTGGGCGCAGCGGAAGCAGGATTTTTCCCCGGCGTGATTCTCTATTTCACCTACTGGTTTCCGGCCGTGCGCCGGGCGCGCGTCACGTCCATCTTCATGACGGCGATCTGCGTATCCGGCATCATCAGTGGGCCGGTGTCGGGATGGATTCTCAATAGCATGTCGGGCTTACTCGGCTATAACGGCTGGCAATGGCTGTTTCTTCTCGAAGGACTCCCGTCGGTGATCGCCGGTGTCTTTGCCTATGTGTATCTGACGGACCGGCCCGAGCAGGCAACCTGGCTCTTGGATGACGAGAAGGCTCTCTTGCTGGCAGAGCTTGATCGCGACGCGCAGACGAAGGCCGCTCGCGCTCATGGTTCGATCTGGGTTGCGTTGAAGGAGCCAAAGTTCTATTTCCTGACGTTCGCCTATTTCAGCGTACCGTGGGCGAGCATCGTCGTGCATATCTGGGCGCCGAGCGTAATCCAGAAAAGCGGCGTGTCGAACTACTGGCACATTGGGCTTCTCTCCGCGATTCCCTATGTGGTCGGCGCAGTGGTGATGTATCTGCTTGGCCGCAACTCGGATCGTATGCTGGAGCGGCGGTGGCACTTTATGGCAAGCGCATTGATGGCCGCGCTGGGCGTCGTGCTTCTGCCGGCGGCGGCGAATCACGCAGCGATTCTGGTGGCACTGCTTTGCGTGGCGACGGCCGGTTATCTGGGCATGCTGTCGCTGTTCTGGACGATGCCACCCGCGTATCTGTCGAGCTCGGTCGCAGCAAGCGGCATTGGCCTCGTTAGCAGCCTCGGGCAGTTCGGCGGGATTTCGGCGCCCTCGGTGATCGGTTACGCATCGACGCACTTCGGTAGCAGCGCCGTGGGCCTCTACGCGGTTGCAGTCGTCTCCATTCTTGGCGGTCTTGCCGTGGTACTCGGTATTCCAGCGCGCGCGATCAGCGAACGCCGGGAATGA
- a CDS encoding ABC transporter substrate-binding protein: MLTIRRLLLPILAACLALTSHSGASAAPAPAPEKPTLHLAAAGVGFPYLPFVIAQSRGYFKQAGLDVDIGVFSGGAKALQAMLGGSADMVAGAYSNTITMAAKGQKLVSFVTLASCPGWVFGVTRASHDKVKTYADLKGMRIGVSSPGSSFHMGVNYLLNRAGLKTGDVSIVGVGSSAGAIAAARSGQIDALMSNDPVATVLQGSGDLFPLAVMRDPAGTRATLGGDYPEASVYTTSEFAARYPNTVQAVTNAVLAAERWMAQATPEQVAEAVPAQYALADRTVFARAYGNMQNCISRDGLMTDAAAHTVRDVLAAFDPDIGKASIDLKATYDNHFVENASKH, encoded by the coding sequence GTGCTAACGATCAGGCGCCTGCTGTTGCCGATACTAGCCGCCTGCCTCGCGCTGACGAGCCACTCGGGCGCGAGCGCAGCCCCGGCGCCGGCGCCAGAGAAACCAACACTTCACCTGGCTGCCGCCGGCGTTGGCTTTCCCTATTTGCCCTTCGTCATCGCGCAAAGCCGGGGCTATTTCAAGCAGGCGGGGCTGGACGTGGACATTGGCGTATTTAGCGGCGGCGCGAAGGCGTTGCAGGCAATGTTGGGCGGCAGCGCCGACATGGTCGCGGGTGCTTATTCCAACACGATCACGATGGCGGCTAAGGGACAGAAATTGGTCTCGTTCGTGACGCTGGCTTCTTGCCCGGGCTGGGTGTTCGGCGTGACGCGGGCCAGCCATGACAAGGTCAAGACCTATGCGGATCTTAAGGGAATGCGCATCGGCGTAAGCTCGCCCGGTTCGAGCTTCCACATGGGCGTCAATTATCTGCTGAACAGGGCCGGCCTCAAAACGGGGGATGTCTCGATCGTCGGCGTGGGTTCGTCTGCCGGCGCGATTGCCGCGGCACGCAGCGGGCAGATCGATGCATTGATGAGCAACGACCCGGTCGCGACCGTACTGCAGGGCAGCGGCGATCTCTTTCCGCTGGCCGTGATGCGTGACCCCGCCGGAACCCGTGCGACGCTAGGCGGCGACTACCCGGAAGCGTCTGTCTACACCACGAGCGAGTTCGCGGCCAGGTATCCCAATACGGTGCAAGCCGTGACGAACGCTGTCCTCGCGGCCGAGCGCTGGATGGCGCAGGCCACGCCTGAGCAGGTGGCCGAAGCAGTCCCCGCCCAATATGCTCTCGCCGACAGGACTGTGTTCGCTCGAGCCTACGGCAACATGCAGAATTGCATTTCGCGCGACGGACTGATGACGGACGCCGCAGCGCATACCGTGCGCGATGTGCTTGCTGCCTTCGATCCCGACATCGGCAAGGCCTCGATCGACCTGAAAGCCACGTATGACAATCATTTCGTCGAAAATGCCAGCAAGCACTGA